A single Curtobacterium sp. MCJR17_020 DNA region contains:
- a CDS encoding MarR family transcriptional regulator: MSQDGIDLETSLGYLLKEAASALRAAMEAVLRPLGMTMTHYSCLELLAQRPGLSNSELARGAFVTRQSMNVLLQALERDGFVTRATEAPVGKALPTRLTASGRASLERASAAVRGVEVRMLEGLSGEQQVAARGALRSMVRSLRGTADDEVGSV, translated from the coding sequence ATGAGTCAAGACGGAATCGACCTCGAGACGTCCCTCGGGTACCTGCTCAAGGAAGCCGCGAGCGCCCTCCGCGCCGCGATGGAGGCAGTGCTGCGCCCGCTCGGCATGACGATGACGCACTACTCGTGCCTCGAACTCCTGGCGCAGCGGCCCGGTCTGTCGAACTCCGAGCTCGCACGCGGCGCGTTCGTCACGCGGCAGTCGATGAACGTGTTGCTGCAGGCCCTGGAACGGGACGGCTTCGTGACACGGGCCACCGAGGCACCGGTCGGCAAAGCGCTCCCGACGCGGTTGACAGCGAGCGGCCGCGCGAGCCTCGAGCGTGCGAGTGCGGCGGTCCGTGGTGTCGAGGTCCGGATGCTCGAGGGGTTGTCGGGTGAGCAGCAGGTGGCGGCGCGGGGCGCCCTGCGCAGCATGGTGCGCTCCCTCCGTGGAACCGCCGACGACGAGGTCGGCTCGGTCTGA
- a CDS encoding GNAT family N-acetyltransferase → MIFETERPGAGRADAIVRAYLTEVASRWYGRVATSAEVDRAMLDEPFDDLQGDSGLFVVASDGGAVVACAGVRFVGAVGELTKVFTLPERRGRGVGSALLRHVEEVSRTRGITSLRLDTRAELAEACALYERLGFVQVAPFNDDPYSDRWYAKVL, encoded by the coding sequence ATGATCTTCGAGACGGAGCGACCCGGCGCAGGCCGGGCCGACGCGATCGTGCGGGCCTACCTGACCGAGGTCGCGTCGCGGTGGTACGGGCGGGTGGCGACGTCGGCCGAGGTCGACCGCGCGATGCTCGACGAGCCCTTCGACGACCTGCAAGGGGATTCCGGGCTGTTCGTCGTCGCCTCGGACGGAGGAGCGGTGGTCGCGTGTGCCGGCGTGCGTTTCGTGGGTGCCGTCGGTGAGCTGACGAAGGTCTTCACGCTGCCGGAGCGCCGCGGTCGGGGTGTCGGATCGGCGCTCCTGCGACACGTCGAGGAGGTCAGCCGGACGCGCGGGATCACGTCGCTGCGGCTCGACACCCGGGCTGAGCTCGCCGAGGCCTGTGCCCTCTACGAGCGGCTCGGGTTCGTGCAGGTCGCGCCGTTCAACGACGACCCGTACTCCGACCGTTGGTACGCCAAGGTGCTGTAG
- a CDS encoding SufS family cysteine desulfurase: MAPNQPLTEAEVETIKSDFPILAQDVNGQPLAYLDSGATAERPTQVLDAERRFLEHDNAAVHRGAHTLAALSTDAYEDARSTVADFIGAAGPSEVVWTANATDALNLVAYGIANASRGRGGVDAARFRIGPGDEILVTEAEHHANLVPWQELAALTGATLRWVPVADDGTWTAEDAAALITDRTKVVAFAHVSNVTGMVAPVEQIVGLAHARGALVVLDACQSAPHRPLDVQELGVDFAAFSGHKMLGPNGIGVLWGRSELLNALPPFRTGGSMITTVTMQASEFMPAPERFEAGTQPVSQAVALAEAVRYLQGIGMERVRAHEEHLARRMLDGLAAVPGIRVVGPPVGVPRSGLVSFDVDGVHAHDVSQYLDAQGIAVRSGHHCAQPLHRRLGLVATSRASTYVYTTEHDVDRFIAAVGEVRGYFGATA, translated from the coding sequence GTGGCGCCGAACCAGCCGCTCACCGAGGCCGAGGTCGAGACGATCAAGTCGGACTTCCCGATCCTCGCGCAGGACGTGAACGGGCAACCGTTGGCGTACCTGGACTCCGGGGCGACGGCGGAACGCCCGACCCAGGTCCTCGACGCCGAGCGCCGGTTCCTCGAGCACGACAACGCCGCCGTGCACCGCGGCGCGCACACGCTCGCGGCCCTGAGCACTGATGCCTACGAGGACGCCCGTTCCACCGTCGCCGACTTCATCGGCGCTGCCGGTCCGAGCGAGGTCGTCTGGACCGCGAACGCCACCGACGCCCTCAACCTCGTCGCCTACGGCATCGCGAACGCCAGCCGTGGCCGCGGCGGGGTCGACGCCGCTCGCTTCCGCATCGGACCGGGCGACGAGATCCTGGTCACCGAGGCCGAGCACCACGCGAACCTGGTGCCGTGGCAGGAACTCGCCGCGCTGACGGGTGCGACCCTCCGCTGGGTCCCGGTCGCCGACGACGGCACCTGGACCGCAGAGGACGCCGCGGCCCTGATCACCGACCGCACCAAGGTGGTCGCGTTCGCGCACGTCTCGAACGTCACCGGCATGGTCGCCCCTGTCGAGCAGATCGTCGGTCTCGCCCACGCCCGTGGCGCACTGGTCGTCCTCGACGCCTGCCAGTCCGCGCCGCACCGGCCGCTCGACGTGCAGGAGCTCGGCGTCGACTTCGCCGCGTTCTCCGGGCACAAGATGCTCGGCCCGAACGGCATCGGCGTCCTCTGGGGCCGCAGCGAGCTGTTGAACGCGTTGCCCCCGTTCCGCACCGGCGGGTCCATGATCACCACCGTGACCATGCAGGCGTCGGAGTTCATGCCGGCGCCCGAGCGGTTCGAGGCCGGCACGCAGCCCGTGTCGCAGGCCGTCGCCCTTGCCGAGGCCGTCCGCTACCTGCAGGGCATCGGCATGGAGCGTGTCCGCGCGCACGAGGAGCACCTGGCCCGGCGCATGCTCGACGGCCTGGCTGCCGTTCCCGGCATCCGCGTGGTCGGTCCACCGGTCGGCGTCCCGCGATCGGGCCTGGTGTCGTTCGACGTCGACGGCGTGCACGCACACGACGTCTCGCAGTACCTCGACGCGCAGGGCATCGCCGTCCGCTCGGGGCACCACTGCGCCCAACCCCTGCACCGCCGACTCGGCCTGGTCGCCACCAGCCGCGCGAGCACCTACGTCTACACGACCGAGCACGACGTGGACCGGTTCATCGCGGCCGTCGGCGAGGTCCGCGGCTACTTCGGAGCGACCGCATGA
- a CDS encoding antitoxin — MAGFDDITKKAQDFLKDNKVQDALKSEKAEDISDKVLGGVADAVKKATGGKYDDKIDGARDAADEKIGNE, encoded by the coding sequence ATGGCGGGGTTCGACGACATCACGAAGAAGGCCCAGGACTTCCTGAAGGACAACAAGGTCCAGGACGCCCTGAAGAGCGAGAAGGCCGAGGACATCAGCGACAAGGTCCTCGGGGGCGTCGCCGACGCGGTCAAGAAGGCCACCGGCGGCAAGTACGACGACAAGATCGACGGTGCCCGCGACGCTGCGGACGAGAAGATCGGCAACGAGTAG
- a CDS encoding DUF308 domain-containing protein encodes MALKDDAVADVGGDRRLRTALLIVGIVAVLVGVAALVLPHATLFAVAWVFGIYLLVSGLSMVVRAFARRIGTGRRIGLVVLGALIVAGGIVALVAPPVGVRWIAFVIGFAWLVEGITLLYAPTPTNRALTIGAAVLSIVIGVLVINLPSIGAALAVVAIAGFLILFGIVQIALGVTVGRADRSATTAGRAA; translated from the coding sequence ATGGCGCTGAAGGACGACGCCGTCGCCGACGTCGGCGGGGACCGACGACTGCGGACCGCGCTGTTGATCGTCGGCATCGTGGCGGTCCTCGTCGGTGTCGCCGCGCTCGTGCTCCCGCACGCGACGCTGTTCGCGGTCGCGTGGGTGTTCGGCATCTACCTGCTGGTGTCCGGCTTGTCGATGGTCGTCCGTGCGTTCGCCCGCCGGATCGGCACGGGCCGCCGCATCGGCTTGGTCGTCCTCGGGGCGCTGATCGTCGCCGGGGGCATCGTGGCGCTCGTCGCCCCGCCAGTCGGGGTGCGGTGGATCGCGTTCGTGATCGGCTTCGCCTGGCTGGTCGAGGGCATCACCCTGCTCTACGCCCCGACACCGACGAACCGTGCCCTGACGATCGGTGCCGCGGTGCTCAGCATCGTCATCGGCGTGCTCGTCATCAACTTGCCGTCCATCGGGGCAGCGCTGGCCGTCGTCGCCATCGCCGGCTTCCTGATCCTGTTCGGCATCGTGCAGATCGCCCTCGGGGTCACCGTCGGACGCGCTGACCGATCCGCCACGACCGCCGGACGAGCGGCCTGA
- a CDS encoding NCS1 family nucleobase:cation symporter-1, which produces MASDLVTPVAAPHAPTTTAAPAGAGVVKPGYDPALTNEDLAPLRKQSWTSYNFFAFWMSDVHSVGGYVTAGSLFALGIASWQVLIALVVGILIVQVFANLVAKPSQRTGVPYPVINRAVFGVLGANVPAIIRGLIAMAWYGVQTFLAAQSLNIIFLKFIPASAGLLDHSFLGLSALGWISYAILWVAQGALFWMGMEAIKKFIDWAGPAVYVVMIALAIYLVSQAGIGNISFTLSVGEPLSFGASIPVMLSAVALVVSYFSGPMLNFGDFSRYGKSFAAVKRGNFWGLPINFLFFSVLTVLCASATVPVFGKLITDPIETVQAIGAPFAILLGGLTFVTATVGINIVANFISPAFDFSNVAPRRISWRAGGMIAAVGSVLLTPWIWYGNDQAILYTLGVLGALIGPLFGILIAGYYIVGKQRIAVDDMYTKDTSARYWYRGGFNPNAIGTLVVTGVVSVASAVLPPALGILPGLNNYSWFIGCGLGLVVFWGLERVRPSMPELASDDPTVDDGAAVGRA; this is translated from the coding sequence ATGGCTAGCGATCTCGTGACACCCGTCGCAGCGCCCCACGCCCCCACCACGACCGCCGCACCCGCTGGTGCCGGCGTCGTCAAGCCCGGGTACGACCCGGCGCTCACGAACGAGGACCTCGCCCCGCTGCGCAAGCAGAGCTGGACGAGCTACAACTTCTTCGCCTTCTGGATGTCCGACGTGCACTCGGTCGGCGGCTACGTCACCGCCGGGTCGCTCTTCGCACTGGGCATCGCGAGCTGGCAGGTGCTCATCGCCCTGGTGGTCGGCATCCTGATCGTGCAGGTCTTCGCCAACCTCGTCGCCAAGCCGTCGCAGCGCACCGGCGTGCCCTACCCGGTCATCAACCGTGCGGTGTTCGGGGTGCTCGGGGCGAACGTGCCCGCGATCATCCGCGGGCTGATCGCGATGGCCTGGTACGGCGTGCAGACGTTCCTCGCCGCGCAGTCGCTCAACATCATCTTCCTGAAGTTCATCCCCGCCTCGGCCGGCCTGCTCGACCACTCGTTCCTGGGGCTGTCGGCGCTCGGGTGGATCTCGTACGCGATCCTGTGGGTGGCGCAGGGGGCCCTGTTCTGGATGGGCATGGAGGCCATCAAGAAGTTCATCGACTGGGCGGGCCCGGCGGTGTACGTCGTGATGATCGCGCTGGCGATCTACCTCGTCAGCCAGGCCGGCATCGGCAACATCTCGTTCACGCTGTCGGTGGGGGAGCCGCTGTCCTTCGGCGCGTCGATCCCGGTCATGCTCTCCGCGGTCGCCCTGGTGGTCAGCTACTTCTCCGGCCCGATGCTCAACTTCGGTGACTTCTCGCGCTACGGCAAGTCCTTCGCGGCGGTCAAGCGGGGCAACTTCTGGGGTCTGCCGATCAACTTCCTGTTCTTCTCGGTGCTCACCGTGCTGTGCGCCAGCGCGACCGTGCCGGTGTTCGGCAAGCTCATCACCGACCCGATCGAGACCGTGCAGGCGATCGGCGCTCCGTTCGCGATCCTGCTCGGCGGCCTGACCTTCGTCACGGCGACGGTCGGCATCAACATCGTCGCGAACTTCATCAGCCCCGCGTTCGACTTCTCGAACGTCGCTCCGCGCAGGATCTCGTGGCGAGCCGGCGGCATGATCGCCGCGGTCGGCTCCGTGCTGCTGACCCCGTGGATCTGGTACGGCAACGACCAGGCCATCCTGTACACGCTCGGGGTGCTCGGCGCCCTCATCGGCCCGCTGTTCGGCATCCTGATCGCCGGGTACTACATCGTCGGGAAGCAGCGCATCGCCGTCGATGACATGTACACGAAGGACACCTCGGCCCGGTACTGGTACCGCGGCGGCTTCAACCCGAACGCCATCGGCACCCTCGTCGTCACCGGGGTGGTCTCGGTCGCCAGTGCGGTGCTGCCGCCCGCGCTCGGGATCCTGCCGGGGCTGAACAACTACAGCTGGTTCATCGGCTGCGGCCTGGGACTCGTGGTCTTCTGGGGCCTCGAGCGGGTCCGGCCGAGCATGCCGGAACTCGCCTCGGACGACCCGACGGTCGACGACGGCGCCGCCGTCGGACGAGCCTGA
- a CDS encoding SGNH/GDSL hydrolase family protein, with product MPDTVRYVAIGDSFSEGIGDAGAVPFPGWTGRLASGMARAHDADVRYANLAVRGRLLAGVLGEQLDAALALDPTPTLITFCAGGNDLLRPRFDAHALIAPLEAAVATVLGRGVRLALLSPADPSARLPLGRLINARGDAWADALADLADRYDLPFVDVSRDPHLRRAEFWSDDRLHMNATGHQRVADLALHAIEDGPAPIEPASEQTGRTRLSEELRYYREHVLPWVQRRVTRRSSGDGRSATYPAWTPVD from the coding sequence ATGCCTGACACCGTCCGTTACGTCGCGATCGGCGACAGCTTCTCGGAGGGCATCGGCGACGCCGGTGCCGTACCGTTCCCCGGCTGGACCGGCCGACTCGCGAGCGGCATGGCCCGCGCGCACGACGCGGACGTCCGGTACGCCAACCTCGCCGTGCGTGGGCGCCTGCTCGCCGGGGTCCTCGGAGAGCAGCTCGACGCGGCTCTCGCACTCGACCCCACCCCGACGCTCATCACCTTCTGCGCCGGCGGCAACGACCTGCTCCGGCCACGGTTCGACGCCCACGCCCTCATCGCCCCGCTCGAAGCGGCGGTCGCCACGGTCCTGGGCCGCGGGGTCCGGCTGGCGCTGCTGAGCCCCGCTGACCCGAGCGCCCGGCTCCCCCTCGGACGCCTCATCAACGCGCGCGGCGACGCCTGGGCGGACGCCCTCGCCGACCTCGCCGACCGGTACGACCTGCCCTTCGTCGACGTGTCCCGTGATCCACACCTGCGCCGTGCCGAGTTCTGGTCCGACGACCGACTGCACATGAACGCGACCGGCCACCAACGCGTCGCCGACCTCGCCCTGCACGCGATCGAGGACGGACCGGCACCGATCGAGCCGGCGTCCGAACAGACCGGTCGCACGCGGCTCTCCGAGGAACTCCGTTACTACCGCGAGCACGTCCTGCCGTGGGTGCAGCGTCGTGTGACCCGACGGTCCTCGGGCGACGGACGCTCGGCAACCTACCCGGCGTGGACCCCCGTCGACTGA
- a CDS encoding VOC family protein has product MPVTGPDFISLQTRDLTASQAFYERYLGLVRSQAGPPHAVVFETTPIAFALRDVVPGTDLDAVSQPGIGAAIWLHATDVQAIHDALAADGHTIVSAPIDGPFGRTFTFADPDGYQVTLHDRA; this is encoded by the coding sequence ATGCCCGTCACCGGCCCCGACTTCATCTCCCTGCAGACCCGCGACCTGACCGCGTCCCAGGCGTTCTACGAGCGGTACCTCGGCCTCGTCCGCTCGCAGGCCGGCCCGCCGCACGCCGTCGTCTTCGAGACGACGCCGATCGCGTTCGCGCTGCGGGACGTCGTCCCCGGCACCGACCTCGACGCGGTGTCGCAGCCGGGTATCGGGGCGGCGATCTGGCTGCACGCGACCGACGTGCAGGCCATCCACGACGCTCTGGCCGCCGACGGCCACACGATCGTGTCGGCACCGATCGACGGCCCGTTCGGTCGGACGTTCACCTTCGCCGACCCGGACGGCTACCAGGTCACGCTCCACGACCGCGCCTGA
- a CDS encoding phosphoglycerate transporter: MDQHGVIDLVAARRASAGHPIVVGISGYCGSGKSTLARSLAGNVPGAVRIRGDDFLDPERSHRRSADWDGVDRERLMSSVLEPHRTGRASTFQRFDWSVRALGPAEPLPTTDVVVVDLIGLFHPDAMPHIDVAVWCDVDLDTAARRGMARDRRLGRDHDDLWRDVWIPNERDFEVQFAPMDAADVFFDG; the protein is encoded by the coding sequence ATGGATCAGCACGGTGTCATCGACCTCGTGGCGGCACGCCGCGCCTCGGCCGGGCACCCCATCGTCGTCGGCATCTCGGGGTACTGCGGCTCCGGGAAGTCCACGCTGGCGCGCAGTCTGGCCGGCAACGTGCCGGGCGCGGTGCGGATCCGTGGAGACGACTTCCTCGATCCGGAGCGGTCCCACCGGCGGTCGGCCGACTGGGACGGTGTCGATCGGGAGCGTCTGATGTCGTCCGTCCTCGAACCGCACCGGACGGGGCGAGCGAGCACGTTCCAGCGGTTCGACTGGTCGGTCCGGGCGCTCGGTCCCGCGGAGCCACTGCCGACGACGGACGTCGTGGTCGTCGACCTCATCGGCCTCTTCCACCCCGACGCGATGCCGCACATCGACGTGGCGGTCTGGTGCGACGTGGACCTCGACACCGCCGCTCGTCGCGGCATGGCCCGCGACCGCCGGCTCGGACGTGACCACGACGACCTGTGGCGGGACGTGTGGATCCCCAACGAACGCGACTTCGAAGTGCAGTTCGCCCCGATGGACGCTGCCGACGTCTTCTTCGATGGGTGA
- a CDS encoding LLM class flavin-dependent oxidoreductase encodes MTSSSEPRQIRFNAFDMNCVAHQSSGLWRHPRDRSRDYRDLTYWTDLAKTLEGGAFDGIFIADVLGTYDVYGDSNEAALRTGSQVPVNDPILLVSAMASVTEHLGFGITAGTAYEHPYPFARRISTLDHLTKGRVGWNVVTGYLPSAARNMGQTDQLSHDDRYDVADEYLEVLYKLWEGSWEDDAVVADRESGVFTDPAKVHPIEHHGTHFDVPGIHLSEPSVQRSPVIYQAGASPRGIRFAAENAEAVFVGAPTVEQLASTVAKVRDALEAAGRDRYAARVYTLLTVITDATDELAQAKYEDYLSYASELGALVLNSGWMGVDLSQWDLDEPLGDVESNAIQSAAANIAAATGEDGSSWTIRDLARHTAIGGLGPVAVGGGATIADRLQEIQELTDVDGFNLAYAVTPGTWEDVIEFVIPELRARGAYPTGYEPGSLRHKLHGRGDRLPDEHRGASFRIGSSAVVG; translated from the coding sequence GTGACCAGCAGCAGCGAGCCCCGGCAGATCCGCTTCAACGCGTTCGACATGAACTGCGTCGCGCACCAGTCCTCCGGGCTGTGGCGGCACCCGCGCGACCGATCGCGGGACTACCGCGACCTGACGTACTGGACGGACCTGGCGAAGACGCTCGAAGGTGGGGCGTTCGACGGCATCTTCATCGCCGACGTGCTGGGCACGTACGACGTGTACGGCGACTCGAACGAGGCCGCACTCCGCACCGGCTCGCAGGTGCCGGTGAACGACCCGATCCTGCTGGTGTCGGCGATGGCGTCGGTGACCGAGCACCTCGGCTTCGGGATCACGGCGGGGACCGCGTACGAGCACCCGTACCCGTTCGCCCGGCGGATCTCCACGCTCGACCACCTGACCAAGGGGCGCGTCGGTTGGAACGTCGTCACCGGCTACCTGCCGAGCGCTGCGCGGAACATGGGCCAGACCGACCAGCTGTCGCACGACGACCGCTACGACGTGGCCGACGAGTACCTCGAGGTCCTCTACAAGCTGTGGGAGGGCTCGTGGGAGGACGACGCGGTCGTCGCCGACCGCGAGTCCGGGGTCTTCACGGACCCGGCGAAGGTGCACCCGATCGAGCACCACGGCACGCACTTCGACGTGCCGGGCATCCACCTGTCCGAGCCGTCGGTGCAGCGCTCGCCCGTCATCTACCAGGCGGGCGCGTCGCCGCGCGGCATCCGCTTCGCAGCGGAGAACGCCGAAGCCGTCTTCGTGGGCGCACCGACCGTCGAGCAGCTCGCGTCGACCGTCGCGAAGGTCCGTGACGCCCTGGAGGCAGCTGGTCGCGACCGCTACGCCGCTCGCGTCTACACACTGCTCACCGTGATCACGGACGCCACCGACGAGCTGGCCCAGGCGAAGTACGAGGACTACCTGTCGTACGCGTCGGAGCTCGGTGCGCTGGTGCTCAACTCCGGCTGGATGGGCGTCGACCTGTCGCAGTGGGACCTCGACGAGCCGCTCGGCGACGTCGAGTCGAACGCGATCCAGTCGGCGGCCGCCAACATCGCGGCGGCGACCGGTGAGGACGGCAGCTCGTGGACGATCCGCGACCTCGCCCGGCACACCGCGATCGGCGGGCTCGGGCCGGTCGCCGTCGGCGGGGGCGCGACCATCGCCGACCGACTGCAGGAGATCCAGGAACTCACCGACGTCGACGGGTTCAACCTGGCGTACGCGGTGACCCCGGGCACGTGGGAGGACGTCATCGAGTTCGTGATCCCCGAACTCCGGGCCCGTGGGGCCTACCCGACCGGCTACGAGCCCGGTTCGCTGCGGCACAAGCTGCACGGCCGCGGTGACCGGTTGCCCGACGAGCACCGTGGGGCGTCGTTCAGGATCGGCAGCAGCGCGGTCGTAGGCTGA
- a CDS encoding GNAT family N-acetyltransferase, whose protein sequence is MIEPSVSVRPAAPDEVSACVDLWVAAVAARDGVPESDAVRARAASKFAVPRVALLVAAGAAGAIDGFALVTAPGSGRPTDPSDAAYLSLLAVRPDVQARGVGRTLLAASVDAASAAGHPAVVLHALAGNERALRLYEAGGFRADGVEFPHALTGGPTRTYIATAPAH, encoded by the coding sequence GTGATCGAACCGTCCGTGTCCGTGCGTCCAGCGGCTCCGGACGAGGTGTCGGCCTGCGTCGACCTGTGGGTCGCAGCGGTCGCGGCACGGGACGGCGTTCCGGAGTCCGACGCGGTGCGAGCCCGCGCGGCGTCGAAGTTCGCCGTACCGCGCGTCGCACTGCTCGTCGCTGCCGGAGCGGCCGGTGCGATCGACGGCTTCGCGCTCGTGACGGCGCCGGGGTCCGGGCGTCCGACCGACCCGTCCGACGCCGCCTACCTGTCGCTGCTCGCCGTCCGCCCGGACGTGCAGGCGCGGGGTGTTGGCCGCACACTCCTGGCCGCGTCGGTCGACGCGGCGTCGGCGGCGGGACACCCCGCGGTGGTCCTGCACGCACTCGCCGGCAACGAGCGGGCGCTGCGGCTCTACGAAGCCGGCGGGTTCCGGGCGGACGGGGTCGAGTTCCCGCACGCCCTGACGGGCGGGCCGACGCGGACGTACATCGCGACGGCCCCGGCGCACTGA
- the sufU gene encoding Fe-S cluster assembly sulfur transfer protein SufU, giving the protein MNSLDSLYQQVILDHAKARHGDGDLPDADASHFERNPTCGDEITVRIRLDPGTDRIAGLAWQGDGCSISMASASVLTDMAVGRTVPELLALTDEFRTMMRSRGVGEPDEDVLEDLIAFHGVSKFVMRVKCGMLAWVAAEAAAREATASR; this is encoded by the coding sequence ATGAACTCCCTCGACAGCCTGTACCAGCAGGTCATCCTCGACCACGCCAAGGCCCGGCACGGCGACGGCGACCTGCCCGACGCCGACGCCTCGCACTTCGAGCGCAACCCCACGTGCGGCGACGAGATCACCGTCCGCATCCGTCTCGACCCGGGCACCGACCGCATCGCCGGTCTCGCCTGGCAGGGCGACGGCTGCTCGATCTCGATGGCGTCGGCATCGGTCCTCACCGACATGGCCGTGGGCCGCACGGTCCCGGAGCTCCTCGCACTGACCGACGAGTTCCGCACGATGATGCGCTCCCGCGGCGTCGGCGAGCCCGACGAGGACGTCCTCGAGGACCTCATCGCCTTCCACGGCGTCTCGAAGTTCGTCATGCGGGTCAAGTGCGGCATGCTCGCCTGGGTCGCGGCGGAAGCCGCCGCGCGTGAGGCGACGGCGTCCCGCTGA
- a CDS encoding GNAT family N-acetyltransferase: MDVTLRNSIPEDIEWLVELRAQVLRADLERLGRFDAVRVRGRMRDAFAPEHTRVVVVDGCDRGSITVRPDADTRWIEHFYLAPDVQGRGVGSVVLRSVLDEPHAGPARLNVLQGSAARRLYERHGFVVDTEDDVDVFMTHRPV, from the coding sequence GTGGACGTCACACTGCGGAACAGCATCCCCGAGGACATCGAGTGGCTCGTCGAGCTGCGTGCGCAGGTCCTCCGTGCCGACCTGGAGCGTCTCGGCCGCTTCGACGCGGTCCGGGTCCGCGGGCGGATGCGTGATGCCTTCGCGCCCGAGCACACCCGGGTCGTCGTGGTCGACGGGTGTGATCGCGGCTCGATCACCGTGCGTCCGGACGCCGACACCCGGTGGATCGAGCACTTCTACCTCGCGCCGGACGTCCAGGGCCGAGGCGTGGGCTCGGTGGTGCTCCGGAGCGTCCTCGACGAACCACACGCCGGACCCGCGCGACTCAACGTCCTGCAGGGCAGCGCCGCGCGCCGGCTCTACGAACGGCACGGTTTCGTCGTCGACACCGAGGACGACGTCGACGTCTTCATGACGCATCGTCCCGTCTGA
- a CDS encoding VOC family protein, which yields MHTAPRPSGTTATRPATVTTPTGTPSTAHGIDHIGLTVPDIDQATDFFVLGLDAVPLYDRFLRSEPLRGEPDVQRRLGIPKTMAQGALRMLALPNGPGLELFEYHGPDQRTAARASDIGWQHVAFYVDDIDHALSHIETAGGQRYADPRDLGGNESGFGNRFVYVGTPWGSTIELITYPSRQSYEDHAPRPKWRV from the coding sequence ATGCACACTGCGCCACGCCCATCCGGCACCACCGCGACACGTCCTGCGACCGTCACCACCCCGACGGGCACCCCCAGCACCGCACACGGCATCGACCACATCGGCCTCACCGTGCCCGACATCGACCAGGCCACCGACTTCTTCGTCCTGGGACTCGACGCCGTCCCCCTGTACGACCGGTTCCTCCGGAGCGAACCGCTCCGCGGCGAACCCGACGTCCAGCGCCGCCTCGGCATCCCGAAGACCATGGCCCAGGGGGCGCTGCGGATGCTCGCGCTGCCGAACGGTCCGGGACTCGAGCTGTTCGAGTACCACGGTCCCGACCAGCGGACAGCAGCTCGGGCCAGCGACATCGGTTGGCAGCACGTGGCGTTCTACGTCGACGACATCGACCACGCGCTGTCGCACATCGAGACGGCGGGCGGCCAGCGGTACGCCGACCCGCGGGACCTGGGCGGCAACGAGAGCGGGTTCGGCAACCGGTTCGTGTACGTCGGAACGCCGTGGGGGTCCACGATCGAGTTGATCACCTACCCGAGTCGGCAGTCGTACGAGGACCACGCCCCGCGACCGAAGTGGCGGGTCTGA